The genomic segment TCCCGACGGACAAGCCTTTCTCCAAACTCTCCAGAAAGCACCGCAATCTTCTTTTCTTCGGCACCGGCGGCGCGGCGCTCAAGGTGAGGCACAAGACCGCCGGCAAGCGCACCCGTCGCAGGGAGCGCCCCTTCGCGGGCATCGTGGAGGAGCTGACGAAACGCTACGAAAAGACCAACAGCGAAGATCTGCACATCGAGTACGAGCAGTACATGAGCGCGCTGCCGTGCGAGGGCTGTGGCGGCGCCCGCCTTCGTCCCGAGAGCCTCTCGGTTATTTTCGATGGGAAGCACATCGCCGAGGTGTGCGCGCTCTCCATTCAGGAAGCCCGGATGTTTTTTGCCCAGGCTGCCGAGCGGCACGCCGAGGAGCCCGCGGCCGAGCGGATTCTCAAGGAAATCAACGAGCGGCTCGAGTTTCTCTCTCGCGTGGGACTCGACTATCTGACACTCGATCGACCCGCCGCCACGCTGGCCGGCGGAGAGGGCCAGCGCGTGCGCCTGGCCAGCCAGGTGGGCGCCAGCCTCGTGGGGGTGCTCTACATCCTCGATGAGCCGAGCATCGGACTCCACCAGCGGGACAACCGGCGCCTTCTGGATACCCTCCGCCAGCTCCGCGACGCGGGGAACACGGTGATCGTGGTCGAGCACGACCGGGAAACCATCGAGGGAGCTGACTATGTCGTCGATCTCGGTCCGGGGGCCGGAGAAGCGGGCGGCTACCTCGTCACGGCGGGAACCCCGGATGAGGTGAAGAAAAATCCCGATTCCCTGACGGGTCAGTATCTCGCCGGGCACAAATCCGTCTCCCTGCCGGAGACGCGCCGGAGCCCGAACGGCAAGTGCTTGATCATCCGTGGGGCGGGTGCCCACAATCTGAAGAACATTGATGTCTCCATTCCGCTCGGCTTGCTCGTCTGTGTCGCCGGAGTGAGCGGAAGCGGGAAGAGCACCCTGATCGAAGAGGTGCTCTACCGCGCCTTGGCCCGCAAGCTCTACCGCGCGCTGGCCTCCCCGGGGGCCCACCGCGAGATCGAGGGCACGGACCAGATCGACAAAGTGATCGACATCGATCAATCCCCCATCGGCCGCACCCCCCGGAGCAACCCCGCCACCTACACGGGCGTCTTTACCCTCATCCGCAGCCTGTTCACCAAGGTCCCCGAGGCGCGCAAGCGGGGCTACCAGCCCGGCCGCTTCAGCTTCAACGTCAAGGGCGGCCGCTGCGAGGCCTGCCAGGGGGACGGATACATCCGGATGGAGATGCACTTTCTCCCCGCGCTCTACGTCCAGTGCGGCGAGTGCCGGGGAAGCCGCTTCAACCGCGAGACGCTCGATGTCCGCTTCAAGGGCCATTCCATCGCCGATGTGCTCGACATGACGGTGGATCATGCCGCCGAATTCTTCGAGAACATCCCCGCGCTCAAATGGAAGCTCAAGACGCTTCAGGATGTAGGGCTGAACTACATCCGCCTCGGCCAGCCCGCCACCACCCTCAGCGGGGGCGAGGCCCAGCGCCTCAAGCTCTCGAAGGAACTCTCCCGCCGGGCGACGGGCCGGACGCTCTACATCCTCGATGAGCCGACGACAGGG from the bacterium genome contains:
- the uvrA gene encoding excinuclease ABC subunit UvrA, with product PTDKPFSKLSRKHRNLLFFGTGGAALKVRHKTAGKRTRRRERPFAGIVEELTKRYEKTNSEDLHIEYEQYMSALPCEGCGGARLRPESLSVIFDGKHIAEVCALSIQEARMFFAQAAERHAEEPAAERILKEINERLEFLSRVGLDYLTLDRPAATLAGGEGQRVRLASQVGASLVGVLYILDEPSIGLHQRDNRRLLDTLRQLRDAGNTVIVVEHDRETIEGADYVVDLGPGAGEAGGYLVTAGTPDEVKKNPDSLTGQYLAGHKSVSLPETRRSPNGKCLIIRGAGAHNLKNIDVSIPLGLLVCVAGVSGSGKSTLIEEVLYRALARKLYRALASPGAHREIEGTDQIDKVIDIDQSPIGRTPRSNPATYTGVFTLIRSLFTKVPEARKRGYQPGRFSFNVKGGRCEACQGDGYIRMEMHFLPALYVQCGECRGSRFNRETLDVRFKGHSIADVLDMTVDHAAEFFENIPALKWKLKTLQDVGLNYIRLGQPATTLSGGEAQRLKLSKELSRRATGRTLYILDEPTTGLHFADIEKLLAVLHQLVEQGNSVIVIEHNLDVIKAADYIIDLGPEGGDAGGYLITAGTPEEVAAAEDSHTGAFLREALAETPRGAAG